From one Paeniglutamicibacter psychrophenolicus genomic stretch:
- a CDS encoding glucose-6-phosphate isomerase gives MSSLGFIATGAAQAAIEAHVPALVADEVASRIAAKDTTVWVASARAEAAVRLGWVDAAENSRALVPGILALRDELRAEGVNRIVLAGMGGSSLAPEVICATNDVELVVCDSTDPEMVAGILTDRLATTALVVSSKSGSTVETDSQRRVFEQAFNDAGLDAAARIIVVTDPGSPMDEASRKAGYRAVFNADPTVGGRYSALTAFGLVPSGLAGVDIEAFLDEASDAAEFLAEDDEDNIALALGAAIAGTVPLRDKLIFADEGSGLVGFADWAEQLIAESTGKLGTGVLPVVVEDGAPETTSDAADFLQIRLVADTGLLTDEDIDANAASVAVSGTLGAQMLLWEYATAIAGRLLEIDPFDQPDVEAAKVAARSLLDSTPEPVPAQLTEGAIEVRGSAGLLADVDSVAGALAALLAALPDNGYLSVQAYLDRRADTTLEAIRPALATATGRPVTFGWGPRFLHSTGQFHKGGPRVGAYLQVTADSAMDLSIPERPFTFGELIAAQASGDAAVLADAGRPVLRLHLRDKEAGLAQLDKLVRDLAQA, from the coding sequence ATGAGCTCCCTGGGTTTCATCGCCACCGGTGCCGCGCAAGCGGCCATCGAGGCGCATGTGCCGGCGCTGGTGGCCGACGAGGTCGCCAGCCGCATCGCCGCCAAGGACACCACGGTGTGGGTCGCCTCGGCCCGCGCCGAGGCCGCGGTCCGCCTGGGCTGGGTCGACGCCGCGGAAAACTCGCGCGCCCTGGTGCCCGGCATCCTGGCGTTGCGCGACGAGCTGCGTGCCGAGGGAGTGAACCGCATCGTGCTTGCGGGCATGGGCGGATCCTCGCTGGCCCCCGAGGTCATCTGCGCGACCAACGACGTCGAGCTGGTCGTGTGCGATTCCACCGACCCGGAAATGGTTGCCGGCATCCTCACCGACCGCCTGGCCACCACCGCCCTGGTGGTGTCCTCCAAGTCCGGCTCCACCGTGGAGACCGACTCGCAGCGCCGCGTCTTCGAGCAGGCGTTCAACGACGCCGGGCTTGACGCCGCCGCCCGGATCATCGTGGTCACCGACCCCGGCTCCCCGATGGATGAGGCCAGCCGCAAGGCCGGCTACCGCGCGGTGTTCAACGCCGATCCGACCGTGGGCGGGCGCTACTCGGCGCTGACCGCCTTCGGGCTGGTCCCCTCCGGCCTGGCCGGGGTGGACATCGAGGCGTTCCTGGACGAGGCGTCCGACGCCGCGGAGTTCCTGGCCGAGGACGACGAGGACAACATCGCCCTGGCCCTGGGCGCCGCGATTGCCGGCACCGTGCCGCTGCGCGACAAGCTGATCTTCGCCGACGAGGGCTCGGGCCTGGTCGGGTTCGCCGACTGGGCCGAGCAGCTCATCGCCGAGTCCACCGGCAAGCTGGGCACCGGCGTGCTGCCGGTGGTCGTGGAGGACGGCGCACCGGAGACCACTTCCGACGCGGCGGACTTCCTGCAGATCCGCCTGGTTGCCGACACCGGGCTGCTCACCGACGAGGACATCGATGCCAACGCGGCCTCGGTCGCCGTCTCCGGCACCCTGGGCGCCCAGATGCTGCTCTGGGAGTACGCCACGGCCATCGCCGGTCGCCTGCTGGAGATCGACCCGTTCGACCAGCCCGATGTGGAGGCCGCCAAGGTCGCCGCCCGCTCGCTGCTGGATTCAACCCCGGAACCGGTCCCCGCGCAGCTCACCGAGGGCGCGATCGAGGTCCGCGGCTCCGCCGGGCTGCTCGCCGATGTCGACTCGGTCGCCGGCGCACTGGCGGCCCTGCTGGCGGCGCTGCCGGACAACGGGTACCTGTCGGTGCAGGCCTACCTTGACCGCCGCGCGGACACCACGCTGGAGGCCATCCGCCCGGCACTGGCCACGGCCACCGGACGACCGGTGACCTTCGGCTGGGGCCCGCGCTTCCTGCACTCCACGGGGCAGTTCCATAAGGGCGGCCCGCGCGTGGGCGCCTACCTGCAGGTCACCGCGGACTCCGCGATGGACCTGTCGATCCCCGAGCGCCCCTTCACCTTCGGGGAGCTGATTGCCGCGCAGGCTTCCGGCGACGCGGCGGTGCTGGCCGACGCGGGACGCCCGGTGTTGCGCCTGCACCTGCGGGACAAGGAAGCCGGACTGGCCCAATTGGATAAACTGGTGCGGGATTTGGCCCAGGCCTGA
- the tal gene encoding transaldolase gives MSNANTQALSDAGVSIWLDDLSRERLTSGSLETLIKEKNVVGVTTNPSIFHAALSDGESYAAQVKELAAAGMDAEEAVFKITSDDVAAACDLFAPVYAASNGADGRVSIEVDPRLARKTAETIAEAKVLSEMVDRENVLIKIPATVEGLEAIAETLAAGISVNVTLIFSLERYRAVINAFLTGLEAAKANGHDISKLHSVASFFVSRVDTEVDARLNAIGTDTALALRGKAGVANARLAYQVYEESFTSERWNLLAAAGAHAQRPLWASTGVKDPALPDTLYVTELCAPNTVNTMPEKTLEATADHAQITGDAVSGTYEQANAVLDELAALGVSYNEVVEKLEIEGLDKFEAAWNELLTDLASSLKKAGN, from the coding sequence GTGAGCAACGCAAACACCCAGGCACTCTCCGACGCCGGCGTATCGATCTGGCTCGATGACCTTTCCCGCGAACGCCTGACCTCCGGTTCACTGGAAACACTGATCAAGGAAAAGAACGTCGTCGGGGTCACCACCAACCCCTCGATCTTCCACGCCGCCCTGTCCGACGGCGAGTCCTACGCCGCACAGGTCAAGGAGCTGGCAGCCGCCGGCATGGACGCCGAGGAAGCGGTCTTCAAGATCACCAGCGACGACGTCGCAGCGGCCTGCGACCTGTTCGCCCCGGTCTACGCCGCCTCCAACGGCGCCGACGGCCGGGTCTCCATCGAGGTCGACCCGCGCCTGGCCCGCAAGACCGCCGAGACCATCGCCGAGGCCAAGGTCCTGTCCGAGATGGTGGACCGCGAGAACGTGCTGATCAAGATCCCCGCCACCGTCGAGGGACTTGAAGCCATCGCCGAAACGCTGGCCGCCGGCATCTCCGTGAACGTCACGCTGATCTTCTCGCTGGAGCGCTACCGCGCGGTCATCAACGCCTTCCTCACCGGGCTGGAGGCCGCCAAGGCCAACGGGCACGACATTTCCAAGCTGCACTCGGTCGCCTCCTTCTTCGTCTCCCGCGTGGACACCGAGGTCGATGCGCGGCTGAACGCCATCGGCACCGACACCGCCCTGGCCCTGCGCGGCAAGGCCGGCGTCGCCAACGCCCGCCTGGCCTACCAGGTCTACGAGGAGTCGTTCACCTCCGAGCGCTGGAACCTGCTGGCCGCCGCCGGCGCCCACGCGCAGCGCCCGCTGTGGGCCTCCACCGGCGTGAAGGACCCGGCCCTGCCGGACACCCTCTACGTCACCGAGCTGTGCGCACCGAACACCGTGAACACCATGCCGGAAAAGACCCTGGAAGCCACCGCGGACCATGCCCAGATCACCGGCGACGCCGTGTCCGGGACCTACGAGCAGGCAAACGCCGTGCTCGACGAGCTTGCCGCCCTGGGCGTGAGCTACAACGAGGTCGTGGAGAAGCTCGAGATCGAGGGCCTGGACAAGTTCGAGGCCGCCTGGAACGAGCTGCTCACCGATCTGGCCTCCTCGCTGAAGAAGGCAGGCAACTAA